A stretch of the Panicum virgatum strain AP13 chromosome 9N, P.virgatum_v5, whole genome shotgun sequence genome encodes the following:
- the LOC120690849 gene encoding COP9 signalosome complex subunit 4-like: MESALASAAAIADQRQKIEQYRHILASVLSSSPPDIAQAKRFLDHMVSDEVPLVVSRQLLQTFAQDLGKLESDAQKEVAHYALTQIQPRVVSFEEQVVVIREKLAELYESEQQWSKAAQMLSGIDLDSGIRMLDDTNKLSKCVQIARLYLEDDDAVNAEAFINKASFLVTNSQQEVLNLQYKVCYARILDLKRRFLEAALRYYDISQIEQRKIGDEEIDENALEQALSAAVTCTILAGAGPQRSRVLATLYKDERCSKLKIYPILQKVYLERILRKPEIDAFAEELRPHQKALLQDKSTVLDRAMIEHNLLSASKLYTNISFDELGTLLGIDPRKAEKIASRMIYEDRMRGSIDQVEAVIHFDDDTEELQQWDQQISGLCQALNDILDSMSSKGIAIPV, encoded by the exons ATGGAGAGCGCCctcgcgagcgcggcggcgatcgCCGACCAGCGCCAGAAGATCGAGCAGTATCGCCACATCCTCGCCTCCGTCCTCTCGTCTTCTCCGCCAGACATCGCCCAGGCCAAGCGCTTCCTCGACCACA TGGTGTCGGATGAGGTGCCGCTCGTGGTGTCGCGCCAGCTGCTGCAGACGTTTGCGCAGGACCTTGGGAAGCTGGAGTCTGACGCGCAGAAGGAGGTCGCCCACTACGCGCTGACGCAGATTCAACCGCGCGTGGTCTCCTTCGAGGAGCAG GTTGTAGTGATTAGAGAGAAGCTTGCAGAACTATATGAGTCTGAACAGCAGTGGTCAAAAGCAGCGCAAATGCTTAGTGGTATTGATTTGGACTCAGGAATAAG GATGCTTGATGACACCAACAAATTATCCAAGTGTGTCCAGATTGCACGACTCTATTTAGAG GATGATGATGCAGTGAATGCTGAGGCTTTTATCAACAAGGCTTCATTTTTGGTCACCAACAGTCAGCAGGAAGTTCTAAACTTACAGTACAAG GTCTGCTATGCAAGGATTTTGGATCTGAAAAGAAGATTCCTGGAAGCTGCGCTTCGATATTATGATATCTCTCAGATTGAACAGCGCAAGATCGGAGACGA AGAGATTGATGAAAATGCTCTAGAACAAGCTCTTAGTGCTGCCGTAACGTGCACAATATTGGCTGGTGCTGGTCCACAACGCTCCCGTGTTCTTGCTACGCTGTACAAG GATGAAAGATGCTCAAAGCTGAAGATATACCCAATACTGCAGAAG GTCTATCTTGAAAGGATTTTGAGGAAACCAGAAATCGATGCGTTTGCAGAGGAGCTGAGGCCACATCAA AAAGCTTTATTGCAAGACAAGTCCACTGTGCTTGACCGGGCAATGATTGAGCATAATCTCCTTAGTGCCAGTAAACTTTACACAAATATCAG CTTTGATGAGCTTGGGACATTATTGGGCATTGATCCAAGGAAG GCTGAGAAGATAGCATCTCGGATGATTTATGAGGATAGAATGCGGGGTTCAATTGATCAG GTTGAAGCTGTGATACATTTTGACGATGACACCGAAGAGCTACAACAATGGGATCAACAG ATTTCTGGGCTGTGCCAAGCTCTGAACGACATCCTTGACAGCATGTCAAGCAAAGGGATAGCTATTCCGGTGTGA
- the LOC120690850 gene encoding protein ALP1-like: MRENLFLWIVDKVTEADSYFKQKRNCAGQRGFSPIHKCTIAIRMLAYGSIADSLDEYLQMGESTVLETLKCFVRTIVNVFGEEWIRPPTELELQHILKVNEARGFPGMVGSIDCMHWEWSSCPTAFHGMYMGHKGKPTMILEAVVTEDLRFWHAYFRLPGSHNDINVLQRSPVFDDLANGRAPPVEFNVNGNIYNIGYYLADGIYPDWATLIKTISAPISNKHKVYAERQEACRKDVERGFGVLQARWKILHSPARLWHQEDLNYIMRACIILHNMIIMDEKGVDLPTIHSSEWPGRENPPVCNIVDFIDAQTYIRNKETCHHLRSDLVEHIWGLYGSGTGPFARKGSI; encoded by the coding sequence ATGCGGGAGAATTTGTTCCTTTGGATTGTCGATAAGGTTACTGAAGCGGACTCCTATTTCAAACAAAAACGAAATTGTGCTGGTCAGCGAGGATTTTCCCCCATCCACAAATGCACGATTGCAATTAGAATGCTAGCTTATGGTAGCATTGCTGATTCATTGGACGAGTATCTTCAGATGGGCGAGAGCACTGTATTGGAGACATTGAAGTGTTTTGTCAGAACAATAGTAAATGTTTTCGGGGAAGAATGGATTAGGCCACCAACAGAACTAGAGTTACAGCATATACTAAAGGTTAATGAGGCAAGAGGATTTCCTGGAATGGTTGGCAGCATAGACTGTATGCATTGGGAGTGGTCTAGTTGCCCCACTGCTTTTCATGGGATGTACATGGGCCACAAAGGGAAGCCAACTATGATTCTAGAGGCTGTGGTGACTGAGGACCTCAGGTTTTGGCATGCATACTTTAGATTACCTGGATCCCATAATGATATTAATGTGCTGCAGCGATCACCGGTCTTTGATGATTTAGCTAATGGCAGAGCACCTCCGGTTGAGTTCAATGTGAATGGCAACATTTACAATATTGGTTATTACCTAGCTGATGGGATATATCCAGATTGGGCTACCTTAATCAAGACAATTAGTGCACCCATAAGTAACAAGCACAAGGTGTATGCAGAGCGACAGGAGGCATGTAGGAAGGATGTGGAGCGTGGTTTCGGTGTTCTTCAGGCTAGGTGGAAGATTTTGCACTCCCCTGCTAGGTTGTGGCACCAAGAAGATCTAAATTATATTATGAGGGCTTGCATCATCTTACATAACATGATCATCATGGATGAGAAAGGTGTGGATCTTCCTACAATTCATTCATCAGAGTGGCCTGGTAGGGAGAACCCTCCTGTCTGTAATATTGTAGATTTTATAGATGCTCAAACTTATATCCGGAACAAAGAAACTTGCCACCATCTTCGTTCTGACCTTGTCGAGCATATATGGGGATTGTACGGTTCAGGCACTGGACCTTTTGCTCGAAAGGGAAGCATATGA